In the Leifsonia sp. 466MF genome, one interval contains:
- a CDS encoding acyl-CoA dehydrogenase family protein yields MVTHTVVNQAPPRVDVDEFAANLPLREGVERYDAAWAIPSLGDIGRLVGSEAFQRDAELANRHEPELHAFDRWGNRIDEVEYDDGYHRVIAAAVAAGAHTSAWADPRPGANVARAAAFLQFAQVEPGHACPVSMTHAAVPALAVSESLSAEWMPRLLSRDYDGRLLPGKTSALFGMAMTEKQGGSDVRANTTRALADGDGRWLLTGHKWFCSAPMSDAFLVLAQTANGLSCFLVPRVLDDGARNVFLIQRLKDKLGNRSNASSEVEFDETVGYLLGEEGRGVRTILEMVNRTRLDCVYGSAAGMRQAVAEAAWHVRHRAAFGRRLIDQPAMTAVLADLALESEAATAVSLRLARAHDADAREGDVALRRLATAVTKYWVCKRGPGHAYEALECLGGNGYTEAFPLARRYREQPVMAIWEGSGNVIALDVLRALRREPAAAEAFDAELAAARGVYRTFDGHHDRLRARLAAAAASATDDPAAAEAAVRPLVAALAVALQASLLIRTAPAAVADAFVAARLGPERGALYGELPSGLDLAALTARA; encoded by the coding sequence ATGGTCACCCACACCGTCGTGAACCAGGCGCCCCCGCGCGTCGACGTGGACGAGTTCGCGGCGAACCTGCCGCTCCGGGAAGGCGTGGAGCGCTACGACGCCGCCTGGGCCATCCCCTCGCTCGGCGACATCGGCCGCCTGGTCGGCTCGGAGGCGTTCCAGCGGGATGCGGAGCTCGCCAACCGGCACGAGCCCGAGCTGCACGCCTTCGACCGCTGGGGGAACCGGATCGACGAGGTCGAGTACGACGACGGCTACCACCGGGTCATCGCCGCTGCGGTCGCGGCCGGTGCCCACACGTCCGCGTGGGCGGACCCGCGTCCGGGAGCGAACGTCGCCCGTGCCGCGGCTTTCCTGCAGTTCGCGCAGGTCGAGCCGGGCCACGCCTGCCCGGTATCGATGACGCACGCCGCCGTCCCCGCGCTCGCCGTCTCCGAGAGCCTCTCCGCCGAGTGGATGCCGCGGCTGCTCAGCCGCGACTACGACGGCCGGTTGCTCCCCGGCAAGACCTCCGCGCTGTTCGGGATGGCCATGACCGAGAAGCAGGGCGGATCGGATGTGCGGGCCAACACGACCCGCGCGCTCGCAGACGGCGACGGACGCTGGCTGCTCACGGGCCACAAGTGGTTCTGCTCCGCGCCCATGTCGGACGCGTTCCTCGTGCTCGCGCAGACCGCGAACGGGCTCTCCTGCTTCCTCGTGCCACGCGTGCTGGACGATGGCGCGCGCAACGTGTTCCTCATCCAACGGCTGAAGGACAAGCTCGGCAACCGTTCGAACGCGTCGTCCGAGGTCGAGTTCGACGAGACGGTCGGGTACCTGCTGGGGGAGGAGGGCCGGGGCGTGCGCACCATTCTCGAGATGGTGAATCGCACGCGTCTCGACTGCGTCTACGGCAGCGCGGCGGGGATGCGGCAGGCGGTCGCCGAGGCGGCCTGGCACGTGCGGCACCGCGCGGCGTTCGGGCGGCGGTTGATCGACCAGCCGGCGATGACGGCGGTGCTCGCCGACCTCGCGCTGGAGTCGGAAGCGGCGACCGCCGTGTCCCTCCGGTTGGCGCGCGCTCACGATGCGGATGCGCGGGAGGGGGATGTGGCGCTCCGCCGGCTCGCGACCGCCGTCACCAAATACTGGGTGTGCAAGCGCGGTCCGGGACACGCGTACGAGGCGCTCGAATGCCTCGGCGGCAACGGGTACACGGAGGCGTTCCCGCTGGCCCGGCGGTATCGGGAGCAGCCGGTGATGGCGATCTGGGAGGGCTCGGGCAACGTGATCGCCCTGGATGTGCTGCGCGCGCTGCGTCGGGAGCCGGCGGCGGCGGAGGCGTTCGACGCCGAGCTCGCCGCCGCTCGGGGTGTGTACCGGACCTTCGACGGACACCATGACCGCCTGCGGGCGCGCCTGGCGGCGGCAGCGGCGTCCGCCACCGACGACCCCGCCGCGGCCGAGGCGGCGGTGCGCCCGCTCGTCGCCGCACTGGCCGTCGCGCTGCAGGCCTCCCTG